A genomic window from Polaribacter gangjinensis includes:
- a CDS encoding formimidoylglutamase translates to MNTAFLTPVEEHAIAHLVLHSPSCIGRKIQIHTQREGFPDLDNVKIAIFGVQEDRNSENNFGCGDNLHFIRRKFYELFPGDWHTEIADLGNVLKGNEVNDTYFAVAEIINYLLKKNIIPVILGGGQDITYVNYRAYDTLEQTVNITAVDSRFDLGSFEEGLTSQSYLSKIIMQEPNNLFNYTNVGYQTYFNPQDEIDLLESLYFDTFRLGKAKELENIEPAFRDADIVSIDIGAVKQSDAPANNNASPNGFYGDEICAIARYAGLSDKVSSFGIYEYNSKYDQNHQTASLIAQMMWYFIEGVNYRVKDYPFSNKENYQKFTVLLEDDDPLVFYKSHKTGRWWIEVQILSDNKFKRHALIPCTYQDYQQATAHKIPERWYKAMKKLM, encoded by the coding sequence ATGAATACAGCCTTTTTAACCCCTGTTGAAGAACATGCCATTGCACATTTGGTGCTTCATTCGCCATCATGTATTGGTAGAAAAATTCAAATTCATACTCAAAGAGAAGGTTTTCCTGATTTGGATAATGTGAAAATTGCCATTTTTGGTGTTCAAGAAGATCGTAATTCAGAAAATAATTTTGGATGTGGTGATAATTTGCATTTCATCCGAAGAAAATTTTACGAACTTTTTCCTGGAGATTGGCACACTGAAATTGCAGATTTAGGAAATGTTTTAAAAGGAAATGAAGTAAATGACACCTATTTTGCTGTGGCTGAAATCATCAATTATTTGTTGAAAAAAAATATTATTCCAGTAATTTTAGGAGGAGGTCAAGATATTACGTACGTAAATTATCGCGCATATGATACGTTAGAGCAAACTGTAAATATTACAGCTGTTGACAGTCGTTTTGATTTGGGAAGTTTTGAAGAAGGATTGACTTCACAATCGTATTTGAGTAAAATCATCATGCAAGAGCCTAATAATTTATTCAATTATACGAATGTAGGATATCAAACGTATTTCAATCCGCAAGATGAAATTGATTTATTAGAGAGTCTTTATTTTGATACTTTTAGATTAGGAAAAGCCAAAGAATTAGAAAATATTGAGCCTGCTTTTCGCGATGCAGATATTGTTTCTATTGATATTGGTGCAGTAAAACAAAGTGATGCGCCAGCCAATAATAATGCTTCGCCAAATGGATTTTATGGAGATGAAATTTGTGCAATTGCAAGATATGCTGGTTTGAGTGATAAAGTTTCTTCCTTCGGAATTTATGAATACAATTCAAAATACGATCAAAATCATCAAACAGCCAGTTTGATAGCGCAAATGATGTGGTATTTTATTGAAGGTGTGAATTATAGAGTGAAAGATTATCCGTTCTCAAACAAAGAAAATTATCAGAAATTTACAGTTTTATTAGAAGATGATGATCCATTGGTTTTTTACAAAAGTCACAAAACTGGCAGATGGTGGATAGAAGTTCAAATTTTATCAGATAATAAATTTAAAAGGCATGCGTTAATACCATGTACATATCAAGATTATCAGCAAGCAACAGCGCATAAAATTCCTGAAAGATGGTATAAAGCAATGAAAAAATTGATGTAA
- the topA gene encoding type I DNA topoisomerase: MAKNLVIVESPAKAKTIEKFLGKDFQVESSYGHIADLPSKEIGIDIEGDFSPKYIVSDDKIALVDKLKKLADKADTIWLASDEDREGEAIAWHLKEQLELKDAKTKRIVFHEITKNAILKAVENPRDIDYNMVNAQQARRVLDRLVGYELSPVLWRKVKGGLSAGRVQSVAVRLIVERERSIQEFVSETYYKVIAEFLNSEGKTFKATIPKNFDTKEEAQEFLTSCKNAIFSIADLSKKPATKSPAAPFTTSTLQQEASRKLGFAVSRTMQVAQRLYEAGLITYMRTDSVNLSVEARNAAAKEITNYYGKEYSFPRVFKSKAKGAQEAHEAIRPTNMEMHAIDVESDQDRLYDLIWKRTLASQMSDALLERTNVRIENNANDKIFTANGEMIQFDGFLKVYLEGNDNEDEEQDGMLPNLFVNEKLGYQYINATQRFSTPPYRFTEASLVKQLEELGIGRPSTYAPTISTIQKRGYVEKGQNEGELREYEQISLKKGTVSSKILSEKTGADKGKLVPTDIGNIVNDFLVANFSSILDFGFTAKVESSFDDISEGTENWTAMIRDFYKKFHDNVEDVKENAERESGERILGVHPETGKTVLVRLGKFGAMAQIGAPDDDEKQFASLNPDQNLGTITLEEALELFLLPKTLGKFQNEDVIVSNGRFGPYVKFGDLFVSLDRNENPMEVDLERAKELIIAKQKADAPVATYENLPVQKGVGRFGPFLKWNNIFINVSKKYDFENLSKGDIVELIEDKKQKELDKVIYDWQDVGIVVEKARWGRFHILKGKIKIELPKTTNIEKLTKEKAVELVEAKTPKKKPVKKKATAKKK, from the coding sequence ATGGCAAAAAATTTAGTTATTGTTGAGTCTCCTGCAAAAGCAAAAACCATTGAAAAATTTCTTGGAAAAGATTTTCAAGTTGAATCCAGCTATGGGCATATTGCAGATTTACCCTCTAAAGAAATTGGAATTGATATTGAAGGAGATTTCTCACCAAAATATATAGTTTCTGATGATAAAATAGCATTGGTTGATAAACTAAAAAAATTAGCTGATAAAGCTGATACAATTTGGTTAGCGAGTGATGAGGATCGTGAAGGAGAGGCAATTGCATGGCATTTAAAAGAGCAATTAGAATTAAAAGATGCCAAAACAAAACGTATTGTTTTTCATGAGATTACTAAAAACGCCATTCTAAAAGCCGTTGAAAATCCGAGAGACATTGATTATAATATGGTGAATGCTCAACAAGCACGAAGAGTGTTGGATAGACTTGTAGGCTATGAATTATCACCCGTTTTATGGCGAAAGGTAAAAGGTGGTTTGTCAGCAGGAAGGGTGCAATCAGTAGCTGTAAGATTGATTGTTGAAAGAGAAAGAAGCATTCAAGAATTTGTTTCAGAAACCTATTATAAGGTTATTGCTGAATTTTTAAATTCTGAAGGAAAAACATTTAAAGCAACCATTCCTAAAAATTTTGATACAAAAGAGGAAGCACAAGAATTTTTAACATCTTGTAAAAATGCTATATTTTCTATTGCTGATTTATCAAAAAAACCAGCAACAAAATCGCCAGCTGCACCATTTACAACATCAACCTTGCAACAAGAGGCATCTAGAAAATTAGGTTTTGCTGTTTCAAGAACCATGCAAGTTGCACAACGTTTGTATGAAGCAGGATTGATTACTTATATGAGAACAGATAGTGTAAATTTATCTGTTGAGGCCAGAAATGCTGCTGCCAAAGAAATTACCAATTATTATGGAAAAGAATATAGTTTTCCGAGAGTTTTTAAATCGAAAGCGAAAGGTGCTCAAGAAGCTCACGAAGCAATTAGACCAACAAACATGGAAATGCATGCTATAGATGTTGAAAGTGATCAAGACAGATTGTACGATTTGATCTGGAAAAGAACTTTAGCATCGCAAATGAGTGATGCGCTTTTGGAGAGAACCAATGTAAGAATCGAAAATAATGCAAATGATAAAATTTTCACAGCAAATGGCGAAATGATTCAGTTTGATGGTTTTCTAAAAGTATATTTAGAAGGCAATGATAATGAGGATGAAGAGCAAGATGGCATGTTACCAAACTTATTCGTTAATGAAAAATTAGGCTATCAATATATCAACGCAACTCAGCGTTTTTCAACGCCACCTTATCGTTTTACAGAAGCATCTTTGGTAAAACAATTAGAAGAATTAGGTATTGGACGTCCTTCAACCTATGCACCAACAATTTCTACCATTCAAAAAAGAGGGTATGTAGAAAAAGGTCAAAATGAAGGAGAATTAAGAGAGTATGAACAAATCAGTCTGAAAAAAGGAACTGTTTCTAGTAAAATTTTATCAGAAAAAACAGGAGCTGATAAAGGAAAATTAGTTCCAACTGATATTGGAAATATCGTAAACGACTTTTTAGTAGCCAATTTTTCATCCATTTTAGACTTCGGATTTACCGCAAAAGTAGAATCGTCTTTTGATGACATTTCAGAAGGAACAGAAAATTGGACAGCCATGATTCGTGATTTTTATAAAAAATTCCACGATAATGTAGAGGATGTAAAAGAAAATGCGGAAAGAGAAAGTGGTGAGCGAATCTTAGGAGTGCATCCTGAAACAGGAAAAACAGTTTTAGTTCGTTTAGGAAAATTTGGTGCAATGGCTCAAATTGGTGCTCCTGATGATGATGAAAAGCAATTTGCAAGTTTAAATCCTGATCAAAATTTAGGAACAATTACTCTAGAAGAAGCGCTTGAATTATTTTTATTGCCTAAAACATTGGGTAAATTTCAAAATGAAGATGTTATTGTTTCTAACGGACGTTTTGGACCTTATGTGAAATTCGGAGATCTATTTGTTTCTTTAGACAGAAATGAAAATCCTATGGAAGTGGATTTAGAAAGAGCCAAAGAATTGATTATTGCCAAACAAAAAGCTGATGCTCCAGTTGCCACTTACGAGAATTTACCAGTACAAAAAGGTGTTGGACGTTTTGGTCCTTTCTTAAAATGGAACAATATTTTTATCAATGTATCTAAAAAATACGATTTCGAAAACTTATCAAAAGGAGATATTGTTGAGTTGATAGAAGATAAAAAACAAAAAGAGCTAGATAAAGTAATTTACGACTGGCAAGATGTTGGTATTGTAGTTGAAAAAGCAAGATGGGGTCGTTTTCATATCTTGAAAGGAAAAATAAAAATTGAGTTGCCAAAAACTACCAACATCGAAAAGTTGACCAAAGAAAAGGCAGTTGAATTAGTAGAAGCAAAAACGCCAAAGAAAAAACCAGTAAAAAAGAAAGCGACTGCAAAAAAGAAATAA
- the miaB gene encoding tRNA (N6-isopentenyl adenosine(37)-C2)-methylthiotransferase MiaB has translation MESVEKVIDERLQGKALVTQSREGNTKKLFIESYGCQMNMNDSEIVASILADQGFNTTQVLEEADLVLVNTCSIREKAETTVRNRLKKYNAVKKINKNMKVGVLGCMAERLKEKFLEEEKIVDLVVGPDAYRDLPNLLEEIEAGRDAVNVILSKDETYGDVSPVRLNSNGVSAFVSITRGCDNMCTFCVVPFTRGRERSRDPQSIIEEIRSMVTNNYKEITLLGQNVDSYLWFGGGLKKDFNKASEMAQATAVDFAQLLDMCATEFPKTRFRFSTSNPQDMSLDVIKVMAKHKNICKYTHLPVQSGSNRMLKAMNRQHTREEYMQLVDNIFKIIPEMALSQDMIVGFCGETEEDHQDTLNLMEYVKYDFGFMFAYSERPGTLAAKKMVDDVPEEVKKRRLEEVIALQQKHALFRTQQHLGKVEEVLIEGVSKKNPNEWKGRNTQNTVIVFPKEHYKLGDFVMVKVEDCTSATLRGTAVGYSDNN, from the coding sequence ATGGAATCTGTTGAAAAAGTAATTGACGAAAGACTACAAGGTAAAGCACTTGTAACACAATCTAGAGAAGGTAATACAAAGAAATTATTCATCGAAAGTTACGGCTGCCAAATGAATATGAATGACAGTGAAATTGTTGCCTCAATTCTTGCTGATCAAGGATTTAATACTACTCAAGTATTAGAAGAAGCTGATTTAGTCTTGGTAAATACCTGCTCTATTCGCGAAAAGGCAGAAACTACAGTTCGCAATCGCTTAAAAAAATACAATGCTGTTAAAAAAATCAATAAAAACATGAAAGTGGGTGTTTTGGGTTGTATGGCAGAACGTTTGAAAGAAAAATTTTTAGAAGAAGAAAAAATTGTTGATTTGGTTGTTGGACCAGATGCTTATAGAGATTTACCCAATTTACTAGAAGAAATTGAAGCTGGAAGAGATGCTGTAAATGTCATTTTATCAAAAGACGAAACGTATGGTGATGTATCTCCAGTTCGTTTAAATTCAAACGGAGTTTCTGCATTTGTCTCTATTACAAGAGGTTGTGATAATATGTGTACTTTTTGTGTGGTTCCTTTTACACGTGGTCGTGAAAGAAGTCGCGATCCACAGAGTATCATAGAAGAAATTAGAAGTATGGTCACCAACAATTACAAAGAAATTACCTTATTAGGACAAAATGTTGACAGTTACCTTTGGTTTGGTGGTGGTTTGAAAAAAGATTTCAATAAAGCATCAGAAATGGCGCAAGCTACTGCAGTTGATTTTGCTCAATTGTTAGACATGTGTGCTACCGAATTTCCAAAAACACGTTTTCGCTTTTCAACTTCCAATCCACAAGACATGAGTTTGGATGTAATTAAAGTAATGGCAAAACACAAAAATATTTGCAAATACACTCATTTACCTGTACAAAGTGGGAGTAACAGAATGTTAAAAGCCATGAACAGACAACATACTCGTGAAGAATACATGCAATTGGTGGATAATATTTTTAAAATAATTCCAGAAATGGCATTGTCTCAAGACATGATTGTTGGATTTTGTGGCGAAACAGAAGAAGATCATCAAGATACATTGAATTTGATGGAATACGTAAAATATGACTTCGGATTTATGTTTGCCTACTCTGAAAGACCAGGAACCTTAGCAGCAAAAAAAATGGTTGATGATGTTCCTGAAGAAGTGAAAAAAAGACGTTTAGAAGAAGTGATTGCCTTACAACAAAAGCACGCATTGTTTAGAACACAACAACATTTAGGAAAAGTAGAAGAAGTGTTGATTGAAGGCGTTTCTAAGAAAAATCCGAATGAATGGAAAGGAAGAAATACCCAAAATACAGTGATTGTTTTTCCAAAAGAACATTATAAATTAGGAGATTTTGTAATGGTAAAAGTAGAAGATTGCACCTCTGCTACTTTAAGAGGAACTGCTGTTGGATATTCTGATAATAACTAA
- a CDS encoding sigma 54-interacting transcriptional regulator produces MEDLQALKQRFGIIGNDVHLNMALEKAVRVAPTDISVLVTGESGVGKENIPKIIHQLSHRKHAKYIAVNCGAIPEGTIDSELFGHEKGAFTGATQDRKGYFEVADGGTIFLDEVGELPLTTQVRLLRVLENGEFIKVGSSIVQKTDVRIVAATNVNMFQAIEKERFREDLYYRLSTVEIHLPALRERNQDIHLLFRKFASDFAQKYRMPAVRLEDDAVQVLLNYRFPGNIRQLKNLAEQISVIEESRNISASKLQLYLPDNKGNLPAIIGGSKKENDFSNERDIMYKILFDMRNDINDLKKLTLDLLNNENIEEVQQENHQLIEKIYGNKEPKSSNIEVLNIPQKVAVEKNYDFIETIEEDESLSLQDKEIEMIKRSLEKNNNKRKLAAKELGISERTLYRKIKQYDL; encoded by the coding sequence ATGGAAGATTTACAAGCATTAAAACAACGTTTTGGCATCATAGGAAATGATGTGCATCTCAATATGGCTTTGGAGAAAGCTGTAAGAGTTGCTCCTACTGACATTTCTGTGCTGGTTACTGGTGAAAGTGGTGTTGGAAAAGAAAATATTCCTAAAATTATACATCAATTATCACACAGAAAACATGCAAAATACATTGCTGTAAACTGTGGAGCAATCCCTGAGGGAACTATAGATAGTGAATTATTTGGACATGAAAAAGGGGCTTTTACTGGCGCAACTCAAGACAGGAAAGGCTATTTTGAAGTGGCTGATGGGGGTACAATTTTTTTAGATGAAGTGGGTGAATTGCCTTTAACAACTCAAGTAAGGTTATTACGTGTTTTAGAAAATGGCGAATTTATAAAAGTAGGTTCATCCATCGTGCAAAAAACCGATGTAAGAATTGTAGCTGCCACCAACGTAAACATGTTTCAAGCAATTGAAAAAGAACGTTTTAGAGAAGATTTATATTACAGATTGAGTACTGTAGAAATTCATCTTCCTGCACTTAGAGAACGCAATCAAGATATTCACCTATTATTTCGAAAATTTGCTTCGGATTTTGCTCAGAAATACAGAATGCCAGCTGTAAGATTAGAAGATGATGCAGTACAAGTTTTACTAAATTATCGTTTTCCAGGAAACATTCGTCAACTAAAAAATTTAGCAGAACAAATATCTGTAATTGAAGAAAGTAGAAACATTTCTGCATCAAAATTACAACTATATTTACCTGACAATAAAGGAAATCTACCCGCAATTATTGGAGGTTCAAAAAAAGAAAATGATTTTTCAAATGAGCGTGATATCATGTACAAAATTTTATTTGACATGCGGAATGACATCAACGATTTGAAAAAATTGACCTTAGATTTATTGAACAATGAGAATATTGAAGAAGTTCAGCAAGAAAATCATCAATTGATTGAAAAAATCTACGGAAATAAAGAACCAAAAAGTTCGAATATTGAGGTGTTAAACATCCCACAAAAAGTCGCTGTTGAAAAAAATTATGATTTCATTGAGACCATTGAAGAAGACGAAAGTTTATCCCTACAAGACAAAGAAATCGAAATGATCAAACGTTCTTTAGAAAAAAATAATAATAAACGTAAATTAGCAGCGAAAGAATTGGGCATTTCTGAAAGAACGTTGTATCGAAAAATAAAACAATACGATTTATAA
- a CDS encoding LptE family protein, producing MKKLLYISIFAITSLLMIACGAYSFTGGNTGDAKTIQIDFFPNQAPLVEPALTQRFTNDLQDLFTRQTNLTLTNANGDLHFSGEITDFRVTPMSGTSDQTAAQNRLTVSVNVRFVNKLVEKDNFEKTFSFYSDYDANAQLTGAVLENALDEIVERITQDIFNASVAKW from the coding sequence ATGAAAAAACTACTATATATTTCCATTTTCGCAATCACAAGTTTGCTAATGATTGCTTGTGGTGCCTATTCATTTACTGGTGGAAATACTGGAGATGCCAAAACCATTCAAATTGATTTTTTTCCAAATCAAGCCCCTTTAGTTGAACCTGCTTTAACACAGCGTTTTACAAACGATTTGCAAGATTTATTTACACGTCAAACCAATTTAACATTGACAAACGCTAATGGAGATTTGCATTTTAGTGGAGAAATTACTGATTTTAGAGTAACTCCAATGAGTGGTACATCAGATCAAACTGCCGCTCAAAACAGGTTGACAGTTTCTGTAAATGTCCGTTTTGTAAACAAGCTGGTTGAAAAAGATAATTTCGAGAAAACCTTTTCATTTTATTCAGATTATGATGCAAATGCGCAATTAACAGGAGCTGTTTTAGAAAATGCACTAGATGAAATTGTTGAACGAATTACACAAGATATTTTCAACGCTTCTGTAGCAAAATGGTAA
- the secG gene encoding preprotein translocase subunit SecG translates to MNYTAFLILILIVAVALILIVMVQNPKGGGLSSSFGGGAQTLGGVQNTNNFLDRTTWTLAIAMFALILLANFAIPREGEKDFKLDKTLDGVESTAPKTTNTTNDTLK, encoded by the coding sequence ATGAATTATACCGCATTTTTAATTCTGATTTTGATTGTAGCTGTTGCATTAATATTAATTGTGATGGTACAAAATCCTAAAGGAGGAGGACTATCTTCTTCTTTTGGTGGTGGAGCACAAACTTTAGGAGGTGTTCAAAATACCAATAATTTTCTTGACAGAACAACTTGGACATTGGCAATTGCAATGTTTGCGTTGATTTTATTAGCGAATTTTGCCATTCCAAGAGAAGGAGAGAAAGATTTTAAATTAGACAAAACTTTAGATGGAGTTGAGTCAACTGCTCCAAAAACTACAAATACAACAAACGATACGCTGAAATAA
- a CDS encoding co-chaperone GroES, translating into MGVNIKPLADRVLVEPAPAETKTASGIIIPDNAKEKPQKGTVVAIGNGKKDEPLTVKVGDTVLYSKYGGTDLKLEGKDYLMMRESDILAII; encoded by the coding sequence ATGGGAGTAAACATTAAACCTTTAGCAGACAGAGTTCTTGTAGAACCTGCTCCAGCAGAAACAAAAACCGCTTCAGGAATTATCATTCCAGACAATGCAAAAGAAAAACCTCAAAAAGGAACTGTTGTTGCCATTGGAAATGGAAAAAAAGACGAGCCATTAACCGTAAAAGTTGGTGACACTGTTTTGTATAGTAAATACGGAGGAACAGACTTAAAATTAGAAGGAAAAGATTATTTGATGATGCGTGAATCTGATATTTTAGCAATTATCTAA
- the groL gene encoding chaperonin GroEL (60 kDa chaperone family; promotes refolding of misfolded polypeptides especially under stressful conditions; forms two stacked rings of heptamers to form a barrel-shaped 14mer; ends can be capped by GroES; misfolded proteins enter the barrel where they are refolded when GroES binds) — MAKDIKFDIEARDGLKRGVDALANAVKVTLGPKGRNVIISRSFGSPIVTKDGVSVAKEIELQDPLENMGAQMVKEVASKTNDLAGDGTTTATVLAQAIVKEGLKNVAAGANPMDLKRGIDKAVAAIVADLEKQSQQVGNSSEKIKQVAAISANNDDVIGDLIAKAFSKVGKEGVITVEEAKGMDTYVDVVEGMQFDRGYLSPYFVTDADKMVADLDNPYILLFDKKISNLQEILPILEPVAQSGRPLLIIAEDVDGQALATLVVNKLRGGLKIAAVKAPGFGDRRKAMLEDIAILTGGTVISEERGFSLENATLDLLGTAETVTVDKDNTTIVNGSGNAENIKARVNQIKAQIETTTSDYDKEKLQERLAKLAGGVAVLYVGAASEVEMKEKKDRVDDALHATRAAVEEGIVAGGGVALVRAKKVLESLTTSNLDETTGVQIVNKAIEAPLRTIVENAGGEGSVVINKVLEGKKNFGYDAKADAYVDMLEAGIIDPKKVTRIALENAASVAGMILTTECALIDIKEDAPAMPGGMGGGMPGMM; from the coding sequence ATGGCAAAAGATATAAAATTTGATATTGAAGCACGTGATGGATTAAAACGTGGAGTAGATGCATTAGCAAATGCAGTAAAAGTAACTTTAGGTCCAAAAGGAAGAAACGTAATTATTTCAAGATCTTTTGGATCTCCAATTGTAACCAAAGACGGAGTTTCTGTTGCAAAAGAAATTGAATTGCAAGATCCTTTAGAAAATATGGGAGCGCAAATGGTAAAAGAAGTAGCTTCAAAAACCAATGATTTAGCTGGTGATGGAACTACAACTGCTACAGTTTTAGCGCAAGCAATTGTAAAAGAAGGATTGAAAAATGTAGCTGCAGGAGCAAATCCTATGGATTTAAAACGCGGAATTGACAAAGCAGTTGCTGCAATCGTTGCTGATTTAGAAAAACAATCACAGCAAGTTGGTAACTCTTCTGAAAAAATAAAACAAGTTGCTGCAATTTCAGCAAATAATGATGATGTTATTGGAGATTTAATCGCAAAAGCATTCTCAAAAGTTGGTAAAGAAGGTGTAATTACTGTTGAAGAAGCAAAAGGAATGGACACTTATGTGGACGTTGTTGAAGGAATGCAATTTGACAGAGGATATTTATCTCCATATTTTGTTACTGACGCTGATAAAATGGTTGCTGATTTAGACAATCCTTATATTTTATTGTTTGATAAAAAGATATCAAACTTACAAGAAATCCTTCCAATTTTAGAGCCTGTAGCACAATCTGGAAGACCATTATTAATTATTGCTGAAGATGTTGACGGACAAGCATTGGCTACATTAGTAGTAAATAAATTACGTGGAGGATTAAAAATCGCAGCTGTAAAAGCTCCTGGTTTTGGCGATCGTAGAAAAGCAATGTTAGAAGATATTGCTATTTTAACTGGTGGAACTGTAATTTCGGAAGAAAGAGGTTTTTCACTTGAAAATGCAACGTTAGATTTATTAGGAACTGCTGAAACTGTAACTGTTGATAAAGACAACACTACCATTGTAAATGGTTCTGGAAATGCAGAAAACATCAAAGCAAGAGTAAACCAAATCAAAGCGCAAATCGAAACTACAACTTCTGATTATGACAAAGAGAAATTGCAAGAACGTTTAGCGAAATTGGCTGGTGGTGTTGCAGTATTGTATGTTGGAGCAGCATCTGAAGTTGAAATGAAAGAGAAAAAAGACAGAGTTGACGATGCATTACATGCTACAAGAGCTGCAGTTGAAGAAGGAATTGTTGCAGGTGGTGGAGTTGCTTTAGTGCGTGCTAAAAAAGTATTAGAAAGTTTAACAACTTCTAATTTAGATGAAACTACAGGAGTTCAAATCGTAAACAAAGCTATTGAAGCTCCTTTAAGAACTATTGTTGAAAATGCTGGTGGTGAAGGCTCAGTAGTTATTAACAAAGTGTTGGAAGGTAAAAAGAACTTTGGATATGATGCTAAAGCAGACGCTTATGTAGACATGTTAGAAGCTGGAATTATTGATCCTAAAAAAGTAACTAGAATCGCTTTAGAAAATGCTGCTTCTGTTGCTGGTATGATTTTAACTACAGAATGTGCCTTAATTGACATCAAAGAAGATGCTCCTGCAATGCCAGGAGGAATGGGTGGTGGAATGCCAGGAATGATGTAA
- a CDS encoding heavy-metal-associated domain-containing protein, with amino-acid sequence MKHTYIVSGMTCNGCKASVEKSITSLEDVTNVTVDLETAEVVIEMKNHIKLSKLQEALSSKYTISEKKIEKVTMFDLSKEKSEIQQLFPLFLIFGYITIAAIISAINPWNMNDFMLNFMGLFYIVFSFFKLLNVKGFAMSFGMYDPLSKVIPTYGFVYPFIELALGIFFLMRFQIFASLVITIIILGITTVGVTKSLLDKKSIQCACLGSVLNLPMTKATFIENSIMILMAIFMILQ; translated from the coding sequence ATGAAACATACTTATATTGTAAGTGGTATGACCTGTAATGGATGTAAAGCTAGCGTCGAAAAATCGATTACTTCTTTAGAGGATGTTACAAATGTAACTGTTGATTTAGAGACTGCTGAAGTAGTAATTGAAATGAAAAATCATATTAAGTTATCAAAATTGCAGGAAGCTTTATCATCAAAATATACAATCTCAGAAAAGAAAATTGAAAAAGTAACAATGTTTGATTTATCAAAAGAGAAATCAGAAATTCAACAACTATTTCCGTTGTTTTTGATTTTTGGATATATTACAATTGCAGCAATTATTTCGGCAATAAATCCTTGGAATATGAATGATTTTATGCTCAATTTTATGGGACTTTTTTATATTGTTTTCAGCTTTTTTAAGTTGCTAAATGTAAAAGGTTTTGCAATGAGTTTTGGAATGTATGATCCATTGTCAAAAGTTATTCCGACTTATGGTTTTGTATATCCATTTATTGAGTTGGCTCTAGGAATTTTCTTTTTAATGCGTTTTCAAATTTTTGCTTCGTTAGTAATTACGATAATCATTCTGGGAATTACAACTGTGGGAGTTACAAAATCGTTGTTAGATAAAAAATCGATACAATGTGCGTGTTTAGGATCAGTACTAAATTTACCTATGACCAAAGCTACATTTATTGAAAATTCAATTATGATTTTGATGGCTATTTTTATGATTTTACAGTAG
- a CDS encoding heavy metal-binding domain-containing protein, with translation MKKNLIIIAIILVSSFSVISCKKEKTAPQKEEVVTEKVAYQCPMKCEDEKTYDKEGTCPVCKMKLKEKVSEEENHDHKDH, from the coding sequence ATGAAAAAAAATCTAATCATTATCGCAATTATTCTTGTTTCAAGTTTTTCAGTTATTTCCTGTAAAAAAGAGAAAACAGCACCTCAAAAAGAGGAAGTGGTTACTGAAAAAGTAGCATATCAATGTCCTATGAAATGCGAAGATGAAAAAACCTATGATAAAGAAGGTACTTGTCCTGTTTGTAAAATGAAACTGAAAGAAAAAGTTTCAGAGGAGGAAAATCATGATCATAAAGATCATTAA
- a CDS encoding heavy-metal-associated domain-containing protein, which produces MKKIIVVISICLIGFSVQSQEVKKDKNAKVTMEVDGICGMCKKRIETASLKTPGVKFALWDVKTHQLNLILDENKTDVTTVQKNILAVGHDIILSKDKKLSAKEEAYNAVHPCCKYRDEEIILDHEGGMKKQKKQ; this is translated from the coding sequence ATGAAAAAAATCATTGTAGTAATTAGTATTTGTTTGATTGGATTTTCGGTTCAATCTCAAGAAGTAAAAAAAGATAAAAACGCCAAAGTTACCATGGAAGTTGACGGAATTTGTGGCATGTGCAAAAAGCGAATTGAAACAGCATCTTTAAAAACTCCTGGAGTAAAATTTGCTTTATGGGATGTAAAAACGCATCAATTAAATTTGATCTTGGATGAAAATAAAACAGATGTTACTACCGTTCAAAAAAATATTTTAGCAGTTGGACATGATATTATTTTGAGCAAAGACAAAAAATTATCAGCAAAAGAAGAAGCTTACAATGCTGTTCATCCATGTTGTAAATATCGTGATGAAGAAATTATTTTGGATCATGAAGGTGGAATGAAAAAACAAAAAAAACAATAA